Proteins encoded in a region of the Triticum dicoccoides isolate Atlit2015 ecotype Zavitan chromosome 3A, WEW_v2.0, whole genome shotgun sequence genome:
- the LOC119267118 gene encoding uncharacterized protein LOC119267118 isoform X2: MGWRFKFGGLHVLWLAALHFPSPLPSTVVCRLSFKGGHKEQRWLLGNLQLATKDEVHGDCQLPSIGVYASYRENQICTMPICFMTSVLLSSLTLSDGH; this comes from the exons ATGGGGTGGCGGTTCAAGTTCGGCGGCCTTCACGTGTTGTGGTTGGCGGCGCTCCACTTCCCTTCTCCCCTGCCCAG TACGGTGGTCTGCAGATTATCCTTCAAAGGAGGCCACAAAGAGCAGCGATGGCTTCTTGGTAATCTGCAATTGGCCACAAAGGATGAGGTACATGGAG ATTGCCAGCTACCTTCCATTGGTGTATATGCAAGCTACAGAG AAAACCAAATATGCACCATGCCGATATGCTTCATGACGAGTGTGCTTTTGTCATCCCTCACCCTCTCAG ATGGCCATTAG
- the LOC119267118 gene encoding uncharacterized protein LOC119267118 isoform X1 codes for MRYMEVCNFRLPATFHWCICKLQRKPNMHHADMLHDECAFVIPHPLRWPLGANQEVHAMNQTTEGAYSNKEGVAIAAKLPSPSIMHCFSNAVCHCCLISFCISTGFRVYSSADSICGRLLLQFGDIDQCQVA; via the exons ATGAGGTACATGGAG GTTTGTAATTTCAGATTGCCAGCTACCTTCCATTGGTGTATATGCAAGCTACAGAG AAAACCAAATATGCACCATGCCGATATGCTTCATGACGAGTGTGCTTTTGTCATCCCTCACCCTCTCAG ATGGCCATTAGGTGCTAACCAAGAGGTGCACGCCATGAATCAAACTACCGAGGGGGCATACAGTAATAAGGAGGGAGTGGCTATCGCAGCGAAGCTACCCTCCCCCTCAATCATGCACTGCTTTTCAAACGCAGTTTGCCACTGCTGTTTAATTAGCTTCTGCATTAGCACCGGATTCAGAGTTTATTCTTCAGCGGATTCAATTTGCGGGAGACTCCTGTTGCAGTTTGGTGACATAGATCAGTGTCAAGTCGCTTAA